In Gossypium raimondii isolate GPD5lz chromosome 12, ASM2569854v1, whole genome shotgun sequence, a single window of DNA contains:
- the LOC105765248 gene encoding homeobox protein BEL1 homolog: MARESCEDKSRNIVSSTGFCYSEVSSGNSTMQTHLVNQIQGFESNPEIFNLTTGMEMIGFAKNLQQQQGDTNNMIMWKGFFNKHGNNPGAAGPSSPSSSKPINESTTDFYQHEFHKPEFTTGISETSTGNLIVGSESAPWQENRLLVDDSSFRCVFPCEGNERPSQGLSLSLSSSNPTSIGLQSFELRQTSHSNHDDQPDDMRFIGSSSRDGFFGKPAIVQQHEGQFQIRGSRYLNAAQELLNEFCSLGTKQLDTSKQKQTQKTTKQWDDDDGGASSSRKQSLYSLDFTELQRRKTKMLSMLEEVDRRYKIYCDQMKAVVSSFEAVAGTGAASVYSALASKAMSRHFRCLRDGIVSQIQATRKAMGEKDTVAPGTTKGETPRLRILDQALRQQRAFQQMSMMESHPWRPQRGLPERSVSVLRAWLFEHFLHPYPSDVDKHILARQTGLSRSQVSNWFINARVRLWKPMVEEMYLEETKEHENNMVSSDNGGTDGGDDNNNNDRLNIPLADQKPTPDQLVRVDSECLSSIITTNPEKNDGKSGTKTLENQHLHHHHHHHHHHQQQSFGTYGATAMELDFASYGDHTAGGGVPYHNANQSFNGGGGVSLTLGLQQHGGSGVSLAFSPATQTSLFYRRDHIEDCQPVQYSLLDNEGQHLPYRNLMGAQLLHDLAG; this comes from the exons ATGGCTAGAGAATCGTGTGAAGATAAATCAAGGAATATTGTGTCATCCACTGGATTTTGCTACTCAGAAGTTTCATCTGGTAACTCAACCATGCAAACCCATCTGGTGAATCAGATCCAAGGCTTTGAATCCAACCCAGAGATCTTCAACTTAACAACAGGCATGGAGATGATAGGGTTTGCCAAGAACCTACAGCAACAACAAGGTGACACCAACAACATGATCATGTGGAAAGGGTTCTTCAACAAACATGGAAACAACCCAGGAGCAGCAGGcccttcttctccttcttcttccaAGCCAATCAATGAGTCAACCACTGATTTCTATCAACATGAATTCCACAAACCTGAGTTCACAACTGGGATATCTGAAACCAGTACTGGGAATCTAATAGTTGGATCTGAATCAGCTCCATGGCAAGAAAACAGGTTGCTTGTTGATGATTCTTCTTTTAGGTGTGTGTTCCCTTGTGAAGGGAACGAGAGACCAAGTCAAGGTCTTTCGCTCTCTCTTTCATCAAGTAATCCTACTAGTATCGGGTTACAGTCTTTTGAACTAAGACAAACAAGCCATAGTAACCATGATGACCAGCCAGATGATATGAGGTTTATTGGTTCAAGTTCAAGAGATGGGTTCTTTGGAAAGCCGGCAATTGTTCAACAACATGAAGGTCAGTTCCAAATAAGGGGTTCCAGGTACTTGAATGCTGCTCAAGAACTTTTGAATGAATTTTGCAGCTTGGGAACAAAGCAATTGGATACATCAAAGCAAAAGCAAACCCAAAAGACCACCAAACAGTgggatgatgatgatggaggAGCTAGCTCTTCAAGGAAGCAATCACTATATTCCCTCGATTTCACTGAGTTACAGAGAAGAAAAACCAAGATGCTTTCAATGCTGGAAGAG GTGGACAGAAGATATAAGATCTACTGTGATCAAATGAAAGCCGTAGTATCATCGTTCGAAGCAGTGGCTGGTACTGGGGCAGCATCAGTGTATTCAGCTTTAGCCTCTAAAGCCATGTCAAGACATTTTAGATGCCTAAGAGATGGGATTGTGAGTCAGATTCAAGCTACAAGGAAAGCCATGGGAGAAAAAGACACAGTTGCACCAGGCACAACGAAAGGCGAAACACCAAGGCTAAGAATACTCGACCAAGCTTTAAGGCAACAAAGGGCATTTCAACAGATGAGCATGATGGAGAGTCATCCGTGGAGACCCCAAAGAGGCTTACCAGAAAGATCTGTTTCAGTTCTTCGAGCTTGGCTGTTTGAACATTTCCTTCACCC GTACCCTAGCGATGTTGATAAACATATCTTAGCCCGCCAAACCGGCCTCTCAAGAAGCCAG gTATCGAATTGGTTCATCAATGCCAGGGTGAGGCTATGGAAACCAATGGTGGAGGAAATGTACTTGGAAGAAACAAAGGAGCACGAAAACAACATGGTTTCCTCAGATAATGGAGGTACTGATGGTGGCgatgataataacaataatgacCGGTTAAATATTCCACTGGCTGATCAGAAACCCACCCCGGACCAGCTCGTTCGAGTTGACTCGGAGTGTCTATCTTCCATTATCACTACTAACCCGGAAAAAAACGATGGGAAAAGTGGTACCAAAACCCTTGAAAACCAGCACttgcatcatcatcatcatcatcatcatcatcatcaacaacaaaGTTTCGGAACCTATGGTGCCACTGCCATGGAACTGGACTTCGCTTCCTACGGTGATCACACGGCGGGTGGTGGGGTACCTTATCATAACGCTAATCAAAGCTTCAACGGTGGAGGAGGTGTGTCATTGACATTAGGGTTGCAACAACATGGTGGGAGTGGCGTGAGCTTAGCTTTCTCGCCTGCAACACAAACTTCACTTTTTTACCGTAGAGACCACATAGAAGATTGTCAGCCAGTTCAGTACTCACTTTTAGACAACGAGGGACAACATTTGCCTTACAGGAACTTGATGGGGGCACAATTGCTTCATGATTTGGCCGGATAG